In a genomic window of Glycine max cultivar Williams 82 chromosome 13, Glycine_max_v4.0, whole genome shotgun sequence:
- the LOC100790803 gene encoding homeobox-leucine zipper protein HAT7 has translation MAFPPSHTFMFQTHEDHDPHQLHLRSTSTSLNAFPSFPPHHFQGGGAGAGGFMMKRSMSFSSIEKNNHKNKCDEVHGDDELSDEGSQLLGEKKKRLSQEQVKGLEKSFELGNKLEPERKMQLAKALGLQPRQISIWFQNRRARWKTKQLEKEYEVLKKLFEAVKADNDSLKAQNQKLHAELQTLKSRDCSETGTVISLKKETEGSWSNGSNNSSEINLDLSRTPVMNSPVSSSLNGKTLLPTSLKPTSITQLLQCSSRSDLQDESFCNMFHNIDEQQNFWPWPDHQQHQFH, from the exons ATGGCTTTCCCTCCTTCTCACACTTTCATGTTCCAAACCCATGAAGATCATGACCCCCACCAGCTCCATCTGCGTTCAACTTCAACATCCCTCAACGCCTTCCCCTCTTTCCCACCTCATCACTTTCAAG GTGGTGGGGCAGGTGCAGGAGGTTTTATGATGAAGCGTTCAATGTCGTTTTCCAGCATAGAGAAGAACAACCACAAGAACAAGTGCGATGAGGTGCACGGTGACGACGAGTTATCGGACGAGGGATCTCAGCTCCTaggggagaagaagaagaggctgAGTCAGGAGCAGGTGAAGGGTCTCGAGAAGAGCTTCGAGCTCGGGAACAAGCTCGAGCCCGAGAGGAAAATGCAGCTGGCCAAGGCCCTGGGACTTCAGCCAAGGCAGATCTCCATATGGTTCCAGAACAGAAGAGCTAGGTGGAAGACCAAGCAGCTTGAGAAGGAGTATGAAGTTCTCAAGAAACTGTTTGAAGCTGTTAAGGCTGATAATGACTCCCTCAAGGCTCAGAACCAGAAACTACATGCAGag TTACAAACTCTAAAAAGTAGGGACTGCAGTGAAACCGGAACAGTAATTAGCCTCAAGAAAGAAACTGAGGGTTCTTGGAGCAATGGCAGCAACAACAGTTCAGAAATCAATTTGGATCTCTCAAGAACACCAGTGATGAATAGTCCTGTGTCTTCTTCTCTGAATGGAAAAACCCTTTTACCAACTTCCCTTAAGCCCACAAGCATAACTCAACTCCTCCAATGCTCATCAAGATCAGATCTCCAAGATGAGAGCTTCTGCAACATGTTCCACAACATTGATGAGCAGCAGAATTTTTGGCCCTGGCCTGATCATCAGCAACACCAGTttcattaa